A portion of the Pseudomonadota bacterium genome contains these proteins:
- a CDS encoding ROK family transcriptional regulator has protein sequence MKQHSQTAQGKRPSFRSGASNGATPAGVRNYNERLVLSVIKNEGQVASAQIARLTSLSAQTASNITRSLEADGMLLRGTPQRGRVGKPSVPVYLNPEGSLAYGLRVGRRGADLVLMNIIGSVIDTRSVRYDYPVPEAIDAFVAEGMASMEDVLPVPLRARIVGIGVAMPFGLWHKPEAAGAPPGVMDAWRGHDFVESFARFTRLPVLVANDASMGCSGELIFGAGEALSDFLYFYVGAFVGGGVVLDGKVFFGKRGNAGAMGTVLVDGLAAEPNQLVHRASIYVLEQELSQTSGRDVRLRMDSPEWTLEDPRIDAWTQATAQALASAAVSSAALVDVDTVVVDGGFPASIKDAVINRMRVALENVDMMEIRPVRVHAGVLGRISAAMGAAYQPILGAHFLEGSKLGAFSPTILAANVTPEESLIV, from the coding sequence ATGAAACAGCACTCCCAAACCGCCCAGGGTAAACGCCCGTCTTTCCGTTCGGGTGCCAGCAACGGCGCAACGCCTGCAGGCGTGCGCAACTACAATGAACGTCTCGTCTTGTCGGTCATTAAGAATGAGGGGCAGGTGGCGAGCGCCCAGATTGCTCGCTTAACCTCGCTTTCCGCTCAAACGGCTTCCAACATCACCAGATCGCTTGAAGCGGACGGCATGTTGTTGCGCGGAACGCCCCAGCGCGGGCGGGTCGGCAAGCCATCTGTACCGGTTTATCTGAACCCTGAGGGATCACTGGCCTACGGGCTGAGAGTTGGCAGGCGCGGCGCCGATCTGGTGCTGATGAACATCATCGGCAGCGTGATTGATACGCGCTCGGTTCGCTACGATTATCCCGTTCCAGAAGCGATTGATGCCTTTGTGGCTGAAGGCATGGCCTCGATGGAGGACGTCTTGCCAGTGCCGCTGCGCGCCCGGATTGTCGGAATCGGCGTCGCCATGCCCTTTGGTCTTTGGCACAAACCCGAAGCTGCTGGCGCACCACCGGGCGTCATGGATGCTTGGCGTGGGCATGATTTTGTCGAGAGTTTCGCGCGCTTCACGCGCCTGCCTGTCCTCGTTGCCAATGATGCCAGTATGGGGTGCAGTGGCGAGCTGATCTTTGGCGCGGGTGAGGCGCTCTCGGATTTCCTCTATTTTTATGTAGGCGCCTTCGTCGGGGGCGGGGTGGTCCTCGATGGGAAGGTCTTCTTCGGCAAACGCGGGAACGCCGGCGCCATGGGAACCGTCCTCGTTGACGGGCTTGCCGCAGAACCTAATCAACTTGTCCATCGAGCGTCGATTTATGTCCTGGAACAGGAACTGTCCCAGACTTCCGGACGTGACGTGCGCTTGCGGATGGATTCTCCTGAATGGACGCTAGAGGATCCAAGGATCGATGCTTGGACACAGGCGACGGCCCAGGCGCTGGCAAGCGCCGCGGTTTCGTCCGCAGCTCTGGTCGATGTTGACACGGTGGTCGTGGATGGCGGCTTTCCGGCATCAATAAAAGATGCCGTGATCAACCGGATGAGGGTCGCGTTGGAAAACGTTGATATGATGGAAATCAGACCCGTTCGGGTCCATGCTGGCGTACTGGGCCGCATTTCGGCGGCCATGGGCGCAGCCTATCAGCCAATACTCGGCGCGCACTTCCTTGAAGGCAGTAAGCTGGGTGCATTCAGCCCGACGATTCTGGCAGCAAATGTCACTCCCGAAGAATCGCTGATTGTTTGA
- a CDS encoding molybdopterin molybdotransferase MoeA, whose translation MADLLPLEEALAVMIDSVSPLDAVDLPLLQCDGLVLAQDVIAQRTQPPSAVSAMDGYALPIEPSSGQRFEVLGEVPAGGHWAGTVGAGQAVRIFTGAPVPAGASHVLIQEDAVKDGAFITVGERAGSGANIRPAGGDFSEGDRLLRKGMRLTPQKLALAASGDHGSLNVQSRPTVTILMNGDELRWPQGGGPFVATKTPFVATEQSSCRDKSEDGSAIVASNGFGVATLAERFGGKLVKLDLIADDRDALGDAIACSGADLLVTIGGTSVGDYDLVRPALEENGYALSFPKVALRPGKPTIFGTRKNSGGSAYVLGLPGNPVSALVSAMIFMRPLIAALSGRSEPLLPLEDAIVGAPVPSNGPRAHFMRARRLPDGSYAPVTSQDSSLLQLLSDADALLYRPSGANVLAVGTSCEIMPLPL comes from the coding sequence ATGGCTGATCTGCTGCCTCTTGAAGAGGCGCTAGCGGTGATGATCGACAGCGTTTCGCCGCTTGATGCCGTCGACTTGCCCCTCCTCCAATGCGACGGGTTGGTGTTGGCGCAGGACGTGATCGCGCAGCGCACGCAGCCGCCGTCGGCCGTTTCAGCGATGGACGGTTATGCGCTGCCCATTGAACCCTCATCCGGTCAGCGGTTTGAGGTACTCGGTGAGGTTCCTGCGGGTGGTCATTGGGCCGGTACAGTCGGCGCAGGTCAAGCGGTCCGTATCTTCACCGGCGCCCCCGTCCCAGCAGGCGCATCTCATGTTCTCATCCAGGAAGACGCGGTGAAAGATGGAGCCTTTATCACCGTCGGTGAACGCGCTGGCTCGGGCGCGAACATCAGGCCGGCGGGCGGAGATTTCTCCGAAGGCGACCGGCTGCTCAGGAAGGGGATGCGTCTGACGCCGCAGAAGCTTGCTTTGGCCGCAAGTGGTGATCATGGATCTCTGAACGTCCAGTCTCGCCCAACTGTCACCATCTTGATGAATGGCGATGAGTTGCGCTGGCCTCAAGGTGGTGGCCCGTTTGTCGCGACAAAAACCCCGTTTGTCGCGACAGAACAGTCTAGTTGTCGCGACAAGTCGGAGGATGGGTCGGCGATCGTTGCATCGAACGGTTTTGGAGTAGCAACGCTCGCTGAGCGTTTCGGCGGCAAGCTGGTTAAGCTCGATTTGATCGCCGATGATCGTGATGCACTTGGAGACGCGATTGCCTGCAGTGGGGCAGACTTGCTGGTGACGATTGGGGGCACGTCGGTTGGCGATTATGATCTTGTCCGCCCTGCCCTGGAGGAAAATGGCTACGCACTAAGCTTTCCAAAGGTGGCGTTAAGGCCAGGCAAACCTACGATTTTCGGCACCCGAAAAAATAGTGGAGGGTCGGCTTATGTTCTTGGTTTGCCTGGCAATCCTGTATCGGCACTGGTGAGTGCGATGATCTTCATGCGCCCTCTGATTGCGGCACTTTCCGGTCGGTCAGAACCTCTATTGCCGCTCGAGGATGCGATCGTTGGTGCACCGGTTCCCTCGAATGGACCGCGGGCCCATTTCATGCGAGCGAGGCGGCTGCCTGACGGTTCTTACGCACCGGTTACGTCGCAAGATTCGTCGCTTCTTCAGCTTTTATCCGACGCGGACGCTTTGCTGTATCGGCCTTCCGGTGCAAACGTACTCGCAGTTGGTACGTCATGTGAGATAATGCCCTTACCGCTTTGA
- the moaC gene encoding cyclic pyranopterin monophosphate synthase MoaC: MSGKSKRLSHVDQAGKASMVDVSNKPDTQRTAHARGQIKMQAETVSAIEGNRLKKGDVLATARIAGVMAAKRTHDLIPLCHPLALTDVQVDIIKTDQGFSVETSVRTTGKTGVEMEALSACTVALLTLYDMAKAIDRRMVIDGVAVVEKSGGASGDWVAPVPTP, translated from the coding sequence ATGAGCGGCAAGTCCAAACGCTTGAGCCATGTTGATCAGGCGGGCAAGGCCTCAATGGTCGACGTCTCGAACAAACCGGACACGCAGCGAACCGCCCATGCGCGGGGCCAGATTAAAATGCAGGCGGAAACAGTGAGCGCTATCGAGGGAAATCGGCTCAAGAAGGGCGATGTGCTGGCGACGGCGCGCATCGCAGGTGTGATGGCAGCCAAACGCACCCATGACCTGATACCGCTGTGCCACCCGCTCGCCCTGACCGATGTTCAGGTGGACATAATCAAGACGGACCAGGGCTTTTCAGTGGAGACATCGGTCAGAACGACCGGCAAGACGGGCGTTGAAATGGAAGCTCTGTCGGCATGCACTGTCGCGCTCTTGACGCTTTACGACATGGCCAAGGCGATAGACCGGCGCATGGTTATCGATGGCGTCGCGGTCGTCGAGAAATCGGGCGGCGCATCTGGGGACTGGGTCGCGCCTGTACCTACACCATGA